The genomic segment TTGTGTGAATGGTATATGACGTGTCTTTGTGTGCCTTTAGCTGCTTGTCCAATTGCCACAGTTGGCAAACTTGTAGGACTTGTCGGTGCTGTTCCCTCAGAATTAATCACCTGTGTGGATGTTTGCATTTTATTTGGTGCTCATATGGTAGTGAGCTTCTCAAGGATTCTCACAGCATGTTTTCCTTTAGTATAATGCCATAAAACTTTAGCCTGCTAATGTGCTAAATGAATTCTAGCATATTCTAGGCAGTACATGGTCTCCTAGCTAACATCCCTCTGGAACATTTAGAGTACTCAGCAAGGATGTTGTCTACAAAAAAGAGCTTATTCATGGACTGGTTTCCGTTAAACGTTGCAAAACAAAACCTATGTATTGTTGAATACAATGAACTGCAACTTTTCAGTTGAAAAGTGTTTGGTTCTGCCTTCCAACAGTTTTTTTGCCTGTTGGTGCTTGTTGTTGACTGTTATCTTGCTGTTCATTGCTCCTCAGATAATCTTTACAAATGTTGGCAATCCTCATGCCCTTGGACAGAAGCCCTTAACGTTTCCTCGCCAGGTATGCTCAGATCCATATATGTGCTCTTAATACCTAAACTTTTTCAATGCCAGTAAAAGACTAGAGTTTCTTGTTACTAAGAAAAGAACGTATTACTGCAGGTTATTGCACTCTGCCAAGCTCCATTTTTGCTGGATGACCCTAATGTTGGGTTAGTATTCCCTGCTGATGCTATTGCTAGGGCTAAACATTTTCTCTCAATGACATCAGGGGGTCTGGGTAAGCTCTTTTACAATGCCTGTCTTTCTGTTCTTCTACTGAATATGCTGCTTGCTATTCTCTCTAATGCTTTTAGGATTTTGAAACTTAATTAACTACAGTATTCTGAGATCAGATTACCTTCCCTGCTACTTGGACCTAGGAAGGGAAGGGACATGCAGATGTGGGCAGGGAAAAGAGGAGAAATTGATGTGTTCAAATAACCTATAGCTCATTTACCAACTATTTTAAATCAAAGAATTGGTATTGCATTATGGTGAATTTGAATATAAATGTTTTTGTATATTTGTCAAATAAGTGATTAATTTCAGGGGTGATTCTACATCTTTCTTGTCTTTTTGAGTACTTTTATCCTGCAGCACTAGTGTCTTCACTTTAGGTTCCTGTGAAATTTCAACTTaggatgatttatttatttcttttccataATACTGGGCTTTGCTTAAGCTCTCGTAGTTGTGTTAATCTTGTGATATATCCAAATATTGTGCATTGAGCTCCTGAGTACTTCTGCCTGAGCTTCATCAAACTAGTTGTAATTAGACTTTTGTTTTGGGCCTCAAGTTTATTGAATTTTCTCGATTTCATGGAGAACAACAAGTGGCGCATGCAATTGACATACTGAATTATAcatgcttttttcttgttgaattaGGTGCTTACAGTGACTCACGTGGGATTCCTGGAGTAAGGAAAGAGGTAGCTGAGTTCATTGAGAGACGAGATGGTTATCCAAGGTGAACGGGCTTAACTCTCCTTGAGTCCATTGTTTTAGAAGACATCAACAAGATCATTCCTTGTTCTTGAACTGACTTTCATTACTTCACATACTCATGACAGTGACCCAGAGCTTATATATCTCACTGATGGTGCCAGCAAAGGAGTTATGCAGATCCTGAATGCAATTATTCGTGGTGAAGGTGATGGGGTAATTAATTTCCTTGCTATAtcatatccttttttttttctagtgtctacttctttgtctgcCGCTTCTCTTTTCTCACCTTACTTTCTATCTATCCTACCTTTAACTTCAGGTTTTTGCCTTCTGCTATTATGACCATTATACTAGTTATTTCTTGTTATGCCAGGTATTGGTTCCTGTTCCACAATATCCTCTTTACTCAGCCACAATATCTTTGCTGGGTGGCACTCTTGTTCCCTATTACCTTGAAGAGACTGCAAACTGGGGTCTTGATGTTAATAACCTACGTCAGTCGGTTGCACAGGCTCGCTATAAAGGAATAACTGTAAGCGTGCCTTTTTTGTGTTTCAATAATGCATATATCCCTGTATATGTGAATTTGGTATTCCGGGAACTGGATTAAACATTTATTACTGGGTAATCTTGTACATAAAGGGGAATGACACTGTTGGCAAAATCTTGATCAACTAAATGCTCCATTAGCTCATTTTGAACCGATGCTTGAGACTAGAAACTCAGTTTTGACAGGTTTAGGTTTAATGAATTGCAGTCTCAGAgatgtattttggaactttATAGAATTCTTCTCACAATTAACTTGATTTTCCACTTTTGTTTTTAACAAATGAGCTGGTTCATTTGTTATCTTACCATGTGTTCTTTATTGCTCCTTCTTTCATGACTATATGTTGGTTTGTGATTAGGTACGAGCAATGGCGATTATAAACCCTGGAAACCCAACTGGACAATGTCTCAGTGAAGCTAATCTAAAAGATGTAGTAAAATTTTGTTACCAAGAAAATTTAGTATTGCTTGGTGATGAAGTTTACCAGCAGAATATTTACCAGGATGAACGACCCTTTATAAGTGCCAGGAAGGTATGGATCTTGATCATGTTGTTTCGTGACTATTCGTCCTTGCAGATAGTGATGTTTGTTACTTGTTCCAACTCAAAGGTTTTGATGGATATGGGCCCACCCATAAATAAAGAGCTCCAGCTCGTGTCTTTTCACACAGTCTCAAAAGGATATTGGGGTGAATGTGGACAGCGTGGTGGATACTTCGAGATGACAAACATTCCTCCGAAGGTTTGCagaaatttaatttaatagggGCAGGAATTTTGGCAAACTTTACCAGCCTATTGGAGCTCGCTTTTAGTAAAGAGATCTTCTGGTCAATACATGCGAATGCTAAGCTTTAGTGTTTAAAAGCTGTTGAGAAAGTCTCAGATTTTGAGAATTATGTTGATGCTAGACCTTTCATGTAGTCAAAACCTCTGCAGTATACCAAAAGTTTGATGTTCTTCCTGGTTGACTCTGTCGTAAAACATTTTAATGCCATTAGATCTGCAGCATAGTAGTCATTTCTCTTGTATGGACATAATAACTACAGTTTTTATCATAACGAACCAAAGTATGTACTGTTCATTGTACTCATCTAATGTTGCAGTCTGTTGAGGAGATCTACAAGGTTGCTTCGATAGCACTGAGTCCAAATGTCCCTGGTCAGATTTTTGTAAGTTATTCTACTACTTAGTCAACCTATGTTGAAACCTGTTACGAACCAAAAAATACTGTAATTGTCAGGTATGACACATGGCACTGAGCTCTCAAAGAGTACCAAATGAACGTAATACAATGCCACCCCTTTCTATATCAAGTGGTGCCTTTTGAAAGTTGGATGCTAATTGTCATGCTTGTAATGGAATCCTACATCTTCCCCTCGTCATTTTTTGATAGATTATTTATGTGTATATAACTGCCTAGTCCAGCTTTGATGTTCAGTCATTTTACCAAAACCTGAAACTTTGATTCTTATATTACAGATGGGCCTGATGGTCAATCCCCCAAAGCCTGGAGATATCTCCTATGAGAGATATGTTAGAGAGAGGTAAATTGCTGATATTAAGAGTACAATAACTCCTATCCTTTCAATTCTAAATGGTGGGAAACAGGGTCAATATGTGACTTCTGCCGTCTTAATGCAATTTAAGAAGACTGAACTTCATCCTCACAATTTATCCTGTTAGTGGTTAAAGATGTGTAATTCTTTTGCTTTGACTGGAAACTATAAGAAGTTAGCAGAAAAATCCATGGAAGCAACAGGCACCATCAAAATCTATGATGAAGTGTTTGACCCTTTTTAAGAACTCATTTAGCTTTAGACCGACTCTACCGTCTGGACTAGGGATCATGTTTGTGTTATTATGCATGTATATCTGACAACAATACCATTGTCTCTGACAATGATACTTGGAAGAAGTGAATGATCGTTTTCTGGTTTAAATACAGCAAAGCTGTACTCGAGTCACTGAGAAAGCGGGCACATATAATGACTGATGGATTTAACAGCTGCAGAAATGTTGTTTGTAACTTCACTGAAGGTAGCTTATCAGCTGTGACATTTCCTTTCCTTGCAAGTTTAGTGATATAGAAGTGGAACTTCATGAGAATTTGGTTGCAGGTGCCATGTATTCCTTCCCTCAGATCCGCTTACCTCCAAAAGCAATTGAGGCCGCTAAGAAGGCTGGAAAAGTTCCTGATGTCTTCTACTGTCTTAAGCTTTTAGAAGCCACTGGCATCTCCACCGTCCCAGGTTCAGGGTTCGGCCAAAAGGAAGGGTAAGTGCATATCTCCTCTATTCTCAGCTAATGACCTACGAATGTATAGAACTTCGAAGCCCATCTCCATAGCTCAGGTGCATTATTGGCCATTTGGACGAGGGAGTGGGTTCAAAAGATTaaaaagccttttttttttggggggtagGACCGTAGGAGGGTGACAGAGGTAATGGTTGAAAAAGGTTTCGTTTATTATGTTTATAACTTCAATGCGATGATGGCTGATGGACAATTGCCTTCAATAGGGTATTCCACCTGAGGACAACAATCTTGCCAGCTGAGGAAGATATGCCTGCCATTATGGCCAGTTTCAAAAAGTTCAATGATGAATTTATGGAGCAATATGAAGACCACAAAGGCTATTCAAGAATGTAAATGAAGGAGAAAGAGATATTTGTATGTATGCTGTCCTCAGCTGCAACAAGCTCACAAATCTTCTCAATTGCTGTAGGAAATTTATTTGAATACTGACTGAATCTATATCCTCTGTCTCTCTTTTGCAAAAGAAATTGATTAGCTATTTCCAGCTCTAAGATATCCCTGTTACCTGGGGGACTTTTAGGTTATGCATCACGTCTCCAGAAAATTTGTCTCAGGGGCCTGACAAATTACAATGACATCCTGTTGCACAAActtcattgagaaaatgaaCGAAGTTCATATGGAGCACCTGATCGTCTAACGTATATTCCTTTcctacttgaaaaaaaaaaaaaagagaactcCAAAGTTGATGTCTATAACTCCAATGGCATGATAAAGCCAGCCCCCCTGCATCCCCGTCCTCGTCTGATAACCTCACGTTCGAGTACAGGCAAAAGCCAAGAAATTAAAGACTGCGTGAATGACTGAAGAAGTTTGTCACAGTTCCCAACTAGGCTCAGTTCAAGCCTCTCTCGGATCCCGTTTCTTGTAGTAAATTGCCAGTACAAGTGATTGTTTCCGACGTACATTAGGCATCGGATATGATCATTTTGACAAAATAAGAAGGGACTATAACTATCTTGAGATTTAGAAAACCAAGTGAATGTAAAATGTCAATTTGAGACGGCAGATGAAAATTAACACTATTCATATGGATGCCACCAAAGTCATATCATCAGAAAACAAATATACACAAAGCGAATCAAAACATGCACCAAGTGGGGGAAAGTAGAAGTGGAAGCTAAAAAACCACTGAGGGTGGGCCAAAGGGTAGGGAAACAGATTCCCATAAATAATCCAATCCAACCACAGTAGCATTATTAGAAGATGAGGAGAAAAACTGGAAAGTAGACCTTTGACGGCTGGAAAGAAACAATATGCGTCAGGAATCTAAAGTCAAATTTTCTCTATCTCTAAATCTCTTTCTTCACTGTAGCTGCCCACGGTGAGGGTGAGGAAATTTTCACGGGCCCAAGCACTTCTTCCAGACCTCCTCCTTCTCCACAAATAAAACCTTCAATCAATCCATAGGTCTCCCTCCCTACGCTGAGGTCACGATTTCCTCGGGTTCTTTCCCTTCTTATCTTTCGGGCATGATATCAAACAACAACATTCAGCTTCACTCTTCTccttcattattattattattaattttttttttgccttcttTTAACTCCTTTCACTCTTGTCTGCCCCTTTACTTTATATAAAGCTTTCCTAAGTGATGAAATTTTTCCACCCTTTCCAAAACTTTTCATCTGCCCTTTTCCTTGAAGATTTTCCTTGCTAAGTTCCTTTAGAATCTAttccctgttttttttttccccgttCAAAAATAATCCTTTTCCAgctcttcccttttcttttattctcttGCCATTAGTTGCCACCCTATTTATATATAGATAGTATCAAGACTCCGGAGTTGGTTATATTGTCAATGGGATTCACTGAAATGGACGAGTATGCTA from the Coffea arabica cultivar ET-39 chromosome 11e, Coffea Arabica ET-39 HiFi, whole genome shotgun sequence genome contains:
- the LOC140004114 gene encoding glutamate--glyoxylate aminotransferase 2-like, producing MSSKPLDYENLNKNVKECQYAVRGELYLRASELQKEGKKIIFTNVGNPHALGQKPLTFPRQVIALCQAPFLLDDPNVGLVFPADAIARAKHFLSMTSGGLGAYSDSRGIPGVRKEVAEFIERRDGYPSDPELIYLTDGASKGVMQILNAIIRGEGDGVLVPVPQYPLYSATISLLGGTLVPYYLEETANWGLDVNNLRQSVAQARYKGITVRAMAIINPGNPTGQCLSEANLKDVVKFCYQENLVLLGDEVYQQNIYQDERPFISARKVLMDMGPPINKELQLVSFHTVSKGYWGECGQRGGYFEMTNIPPKSVEEIYKVASIALSPNVPGQIFMGLMVNPPKPGDISYERYVRESKAVLESLRKRAHIMTDGFNSCRNVVCNFTEGAMYSFPQIRLPPKAIEAAKKAGKVPDVFYCLKLLEATGISTVPGSGFGQKEGVFHLRTTILPAEEDMPAIMASFKKFNDEFMEQYEDHKGYSRM